A genomic region of Mesobacillus jeotgali contains the following coding sequences:
- the cwlD gene encoding N-acetylmuramoyl-L-alanine amidase CwlD, translating to MLKKLKFGLFAAGLVVLFLILQYDFTENDSWESWNLPLSGKIIYLDPGHGGVDPGAGEEEPFEKDIALSVSLKLRDYLQQQGALVIMTRETDVDLADKGLKGYSKRKVQDLKRRLDLVNDSEADFFATIHLNAIPSSKWKGAQTFYSTNYKENKRAAKLIQDELRRNLENTDRDAKAANGIYLLKHTNKPGVLVEIGFLSNPQEAANLKDEAYQEKVAASIYEGMLRYFTDEQKFWEK from the coding sequence ATGCTGAAGAAACTCAAATTCGGATTATTTGCAGCCGGCCTTGTCGTGCTGTTCCTTATATTGCAATATGATTTTACCGAGAATGATTCCTGGGAATCGTGGAACCTGCCACTGTCGGGAAAAATCATATACCTTGATCCTGGACATGGAGGCGTTGACCCGGGAGCAGGAGAAGAGGAACCCTTTGAAAAAGATATCGCGCTGAGTGTCTCCTTGAAATTAAGGGATTACCTACAGCAACAGGGAGCACTTGTCATCATGACTCGTGAGACAGATGTCGACCTCGCGGATAAAGGGCTCAAGGGCTACAGTAAGAGAAAGGTCCAGGATTTAAAGAGAAGACTGGACTTGGTAAATGATTCTGAAGCCGATTTTTTTGCAACGATACACTTGAACGCGATCCCATCCTCCAAATGGAAAGGGGCGCAAACCTTCTACTCCACGAATTATAAAGAGAACAAACGAGCCGCCAAACTGATCCAGGATGAATTACGCCGAAATCTTGAAAACACAGACCGAGATGCAAAGGCTGCGAACGGTATTTATTTATTGAAGCATACAAATAAACCTGGGGTTTTGGTGGAAATAGGGTTCTTATCCAATCCACAAGAAGCCGCAAATCTGAAAGATGAAGCTTATCAGGAAAAAGTTGCAGCCTCAATATATGAAGGCATGCTCAGATATTTTACAGATGAACAAAAATTTTGGGAAAAATAA
- a CDS encoding Mrp/NBP35 family ATP-binding protein, whose protein sequence is MLTEAKVRESLKDLKEPFLHKTLEEINAIEEIKIKEEKNHVSVKIAIAKTGTAEQLQLQTEIVNILKSAGAESVGLRFSELPAEVLSKFQTAAPEEEEGLLSPNSQTTFIAIASGKGGVGKSTVSVNLAVSLARLGKKVGLVDADIYGFSVPDMMGITKRPVVRGERIIPVERHGVKVISMGFFVEDNAPIIWRGPMLGKMLNSFFNEVEWGELDYLLLDLPPGTGDVALDVHTMLPSCKEIIVTTPHPTAAFVAARAGAMALRTEHEILGVIENMSYFESKLTEEKEYVFGQGGGEKLADELNTKLLGKLPLGQPTWNEEDFAPSIYQEDDKIGALYTNIAQQVVQMLGK, encoded by the coding sequence ATGTTAACTGAAGCTAAGGTGCGCGAAAGTTTAAAAGACCTTAAGGAACCATTTTTACATAAAACACTCGAAGAGATAAATGCAATCGAAGAAATCAAGATCAAAGAAGAGAAGAACCATGTAAGCGTTAAAATAGCTATCGCGAAAACAGGTACTGCAGAACAGCTGCAGCTGCAAACGGAAATTGTCAATATCTTAAAAAGCGCTGGAGCGGAATCTGTAGGATTGCGTTTCTCTGAACTGCCTGCAGAAGTTCTATCAAAATTCCAGACAGCGGCTCCTGAAGAAGAGGAAGGCTTGCTGTCTCCTAATAGCCAAACAACATTCATCGCGATCGCAAGCGGAAAAGGAGGAGTAGGTAAATCTACTGTTTCCGTTAACCTTGCTGTCTCACTTGCTCGTTTAGGTAAAAAAGTTGGACTTGTTGATGCTGACATCTACGGTTTCAGTGTTCCTGACATGATGGGCATCACAAAGCGTCCGGTTGTAAGGGGAGAAAGAATCATTCCAGTAGAAAGACACGGAGTGAAAGTCATCTCTATGGGATTCTTTGTTGAAGATAATGCACCAATTATTTGGCGCGGACCGATGCTAGGCAAAATGCTGAATAGCTTCTTCAATGAAGTAGAATGGGGAGAACTGGATTATCTCCTGTTGGACTTGCCACCAGGAACAGGGGATGTAGCATTGGATGTACACACCATGCTGCCATCATGTAAAGAAATCATCGTTACCACTCCGCACCCGACAGCAGCGTTCGTTGCTGCGCGTGCAGGTGCGATGGCGCTTCGTACAGAACATGAAATTCTCGGTGTCATTGAAAATATGTCTTACTTTGAAAGCAAGCTGACTGAAGAAAAAGAATATGTCTTTGGGCAAGGCGGCGGTGAAAAGCTGGCAGACGAGCTAAACACTAAGCTGTTAGGCAAACTGCCATTAGGCCAGCCAACCTGGAATGAAGAAGACTTTGCACCATCCATTTATCAGGAAGACGATAAAATTGGCGCCCTTTATACAAATATTGCCCAGCAAGTCGTCCAAATGCTTGGAAAGTAA